In Coriobacteriia bacterium, the sequence GTCACACCGATCCCACCAGGCAGGAACGTCAAGGCGCCGATGATGGTGGCGATCGCGTGAATGGAGACCGCTCCCACGACGCTCAACTCGTGGTAGCCGAGCGCATTCAGGCACATGCTGAAACCGATGCCCTCAAGCCCCCAAGCGAGCGCGGACGCGGGGATCGACCATAGCATCGTGCGCCATCTCAGGGAGACTCGGATGGTTGCCGAGATGGCCGACGCTGCCGCATGGTGCTTCCTAGACCACTCATGGCGGCAGAGGAACGTGAGCGCGCGCTCGTGAAACCACGCCGAACTCGCCACCCAGGTACCGATGACAATGAGTGAAAGCGCCGCCACCAGTGCCCACACGCTGCCGCCTACCAGTGTCAGCGCGCCAAGTGAGAGAATGCAGACAGCGATGAGATCGGCCAGTCGCTCAGAGAAGACAAGGGCGATGCCGCGCGACATCGGCATGTCAGCCACGGCACTTGCAAGCCACGGCTTGAAGAGTTCGCCGATGCGCCCTGGCGTGACAGCCATCGCTTGACCGGAGAACTGCAGATACATCGCATCTCTTGTCGAGACGGGGAAGCCGATGACCCGCATGAGTGCGCCCCATCGCACTCCCCGAATCACGAAGCCAGCTGCGCTCAGCATGAGCATGACCGCGAATACTGCCGGAGGGAACGCGCGCAGTGCCGCCAGCATCTGGGAGGCGTCGGTGAGAAACGCGAGCACCACATAGAGAAGCGCGCTGGCAAGTGCCGCCAGCATCGTGCCAGCGACGATGCGTTTGAGGTTCATGGTTCCGCTCACGTTGCCCGTTGAATGTCGTGACCCAGACGATGCCGGACCCGTCCGCCGTTGCATGCACACCGAAGCGGATTATCGCACTGATGAACCCGCGCGAGGCACTGCGGCTCAGGCGACCTTGTCGGTGGACCGTCCTGAGAGCCTCGACGTTCGCGAGAGAAGCGCCTCGTCGTAGAGCCCCTCGTATGCCGAGATGATGGATGACAAGGCGAATCGGGACTCCACACGCTGACGAGCAGCTATTCCTCGGGCACGGACGTCATCGGGATTGTCCGCCGCGGCGTCGATGAGCCGGGCCAGTGCGAGCGCATCGTTCTTCGGCGCTATCCAGCCAGAGTCCTCACCAACTGCGTCAGTAATGCCCCGTGTAGCGGTCCCCAGAATCGGCCTCCCTGCGGCCATCGCCTCAAGGACCGCGCGGGGAAGCCCCTCTCTTTCGGACACAAGTATCAGCGCGTTCGAGGCAGCGAGAAGCGCCGGGACATCGTGCCGGTAGCCGGCGAAGCGCACACGCTCCTTGATGTGCCGTGCAACGACCTGTTTGCGGATACGGTCCTGGAGTGGGCCTTCGCCGACGAACACCACGACAACACGTCCGCTGGTGACGCGGGTGAGCGCGTCGACAAGATGAGCGTGACGCTTGACGCGGCCGAACTCCGCGACCATGAGTAAGACGAACGCATCGTCTGAGACATCGAGCTCGCGGCGTAGCTCGCGCGAGGCGTCTGTATCGGACGCCTCAGGCGAGAAGTCCTCAATGTCGACGCCGATGCCAGGTATGAGTCGTACTCGATCCGGCTCGATAGTCCCGAAACGTCGCGCAGCGTCGAAGTCCACCTCGTTGATCGTCACAAGGAGGTCGGTCCATCGTGCTGCGGCCCGCTCCATCGACCGGTACCCTGCGGCGATGACCGGGTTCTGACCCGGATAGAAGTGGAACCCGTGCGCGGTGTAGATGATGGCCGGCCGCGTCTTAGCAGGGAGCTTTCGCAGTGCGAATCGGGTCACGAAGGCGGCGATCGGGGTGTGTACGTGGACGATGTCGTAGCCGTTCTGCTCGACGATCTCCCGCACGCGGCCCGCGGTGCCGATCAGGTTCGATGGACTCAGCGGGTTACGCGACCATGCAGCGTCAAAACGCTCGTCGAACACACCGTTCAGTGCGCGTTCCGTGGTCGCGCCGTTTGACAGCGCATCGATGCGCCACCCCTTCATGCGAAAGTGGCGCGCGAAGGGGGTGAGGAACAGCCTGAGGGTGACCGGCACGGTCGTGACGGAGAGTGCGGATGGGCTCATGGCGCTTCCCTGTATCTCTCCTCGCTATCGGCAGCGAGCAGGTCGGCGATGCGCGTCGCCGCCTTCCCGTCGCCGAACGGGTTCGAAGCACAGGCCATTGACGCGTAGGCAGCCTCGTCCGTCAGCAGTCTGGTCACTTCATCGACGATTCGCGCCGAATCCGTTCCCACGAGCTTCGCGACTCCCGAAGCGATAGCCTCTGGACGCTCGGTCACGTCGCGAAGCACGAGAGTGGGGACACCGAGGGCGGGCGCTTCCTCCTGGATGCCCCCGGAGTCGGAGAGGATCAGCGTGGCTGCGTCCATGAGCTTGACGAAGGCGAGGTACTCCTGAGAGCCGACGAGTAGTACTCGATCGAGCTTGTCCAAAAGCTGGTGTGCGGTGTCGGTGACGATCGGATTGGGGTGTGTCGCGAAGAGCACCTGGACATCATCGAATCGGGTCACGATCTCGGCAATCGCGTCGCAGATTCCCCGGAGCGGGTCCCCCCAATTCTCACGCCGGTGTGCCGTCACCAAGATGATGCGTCGGCCGCTCGCCAGAGCGGTGGACAGGCGTCCCGGAGGGAAGGCGAATGGTCGGCTTCGCGTAGCGAGTAGCGCGTCGACCACGGTGTTCCCGGTCACGTGAACGTCGGAAGGATCGATGCCCTCTGCAAGCAGGTTCTCGCGTGCTCCTGGCGTCGCCGCGAAGTGCCATCGCGTCAGACGCGAGGTCATCTGACGGTTGCCTTCTTCAGGGTACGGCCGCATCAGATCGTGCGTACGGAGCCCGGCCTCGACATGTGCGACAGGAACCCGATGGTAGAACGCCGCCAGAGCCGCAGCGAACGTGGTGGTGGTGTCCCCTTGGACCATTATCACGTCGGGCCGCGATTGGTCTATCACCGGTGACAGCCCGCGCAGTGCGCGAGTTGTGACATCGGTGAGCGATTGCCCTGTCTGCATTATGTCGAGATCGTAGTCCGGCTGGACCTCAAACAGACTCAGAACCTGGTCCAGGATCTCGCGATGCTGCCCGGTGACTGCGACGATCGGGTCGAACGTGCCACGACGACTCAGGAGCTCGCCGACGACCGGCGCGAGCTTGATCGCTTCGGGACGCGTGCCGAACACCGTGAGAACGCGCACCAGACCAGGTCTCCTTTCGCGCGCGGTAATCGCGCTATGCTTGGTCGGTCCGTCTTCGGACGATCCCTCTGACGGGGAGGAACACCAGCGTGGCTGAGTCGTATCTTAGACGAAGACGGGAGGGGGTAGTCGCTGCGCCCGGGGCTGTGGCGTGGCCGGTCATCGTGCTGCTTGCGACGTGCCTGCTTGCTCTTGTCTCGACGCTCGGGGCCAGCCAGCAGCTCGATGCCGTCGACGGCGCCGCGGTGATGCTCGGCGTCGCCGCGCTGGTGGCGGCCTTCGGTCTTTCTTCGCGCCCCGAAGCGCTCGTACCGCGTACGCGGCTCGGATTCGCGTGGACCGCGTTCCTCGGTTGGGCCTTACTGAGTGCCGTGTTGTCGAGCCGGATCTGGGCGGCCCTCATGGGCGAAGTCACTAGCCTGCTCGGGTGGTTCACCCTCATGGCGGTCACGCTCGTTGCCGTTGCTGCCGCCCGCTTCGGGCGCGGTGCCCGGCTTGCGCTTGAGGTCGCCGCACCGGTCGTGGTGTTCGGCGAGGTCGTCGCCACCATCGTGCAACTCACGCTGGGCGATACGCCTCGCGGATCCTTGCCCAACTCCACCTACCTTGGCGAGGCGGTGCTTCTCCTGCTGCCCTTCGTCATGGCGGAAGACAGCGGTGCGCTTCGGCTCGAGCGCAGACACCGCCTATGGCTGGCGGGGTCTGCGGCGATTACGCTGGCGGCCGCTGGGTCTCGGGTCTCGGCGGTCGTGGCCATCGGCTGGTTCCTGTGGGTGCTCGCAAGCAGATCCGGCCTCAGCCGCTCGCTTAAGACCGCGGCGGCGGCAGCAACGATTATCGCTGTGGCCGTGGGCGCAATCACGTTCGCTCGTGCCGAGGTTCTCGGTTCATCAGGTGTCGAGACGCTCGGTCAGCGCCCGCAGATGTGGCGAACGGCGCTGGAGGCGACCACCACTCGCCCGCTCCTTGGCTACGGGCCCGACGGTTTCATGGCCGGGGGTGTAGCCGTCACCACGCCCGAGTGGGCCAGGCAGGGGGCCGCACTTGTGTTTCGCCCCGGCGCGGTCGATCCCCACAGCATCGTGATATGGGTGCTGGTGTCGGCGGGGGCGATTGGTCTCGCCCTGCTCGTGTGGGCGCTGGTCGAGCTTTGTTTCGCGTGGCGAGCGCGCGCACGCTTGGGAGCAGATGTTGCACCGGGGGTGTTCGCTGTCGTCGGAGCGCTTCTCGTGTTCCTGACAGCGCCTGCCGCCCTGCAGGTGCTGCCGCTGTTCGGCTTCGTACTAGGCGTGTCCCTGTGCGGCGACGATGGCGACCTCGATGGCAGCCCGCAGTCGTCGGCGGTTGGCCGGGTGATGCTTGTCCTCGCCACTCTTTCGGTACTGACCATGACCGTGAACGCAGCTACGCGCCTAGCGCTCGAAGAGCACGGCCCTGAGGTCTCACCTGCGAAGGTTCGACTCGCTCAGGCCGCAACCGACTTGTGGCGCTTTGACGCGCACCTGGCTTACCTGGCCTCACTGCACTGGGGCTGGGTGGCGGCTGCCAACCCTGCGGTGGCCTCGGCACAACCCGACTTGGTGGCCATCGAACGCGCGTACGCGGTTGACGGGCGCGACCCGTTCGTAGCGTTCGAGCGAGCGCGAACGCTACGCTTCTACGGCGCTCCGAACGAGACTATTGAGGCGGCGTTCCTCTCCACGTTCGACCGCTGGTCGCTCTTTCCACTCGCGCGCGCCGAGTACGCGGTCTTCCTTGCCCAGAACGGCCGTTTCGACGAAGCGCGGGAGCAGATTGCGATTGCACGGCTCGTTGATGATCCCGATATGCAGGCGACCAAGGCCATCGAGGCGGCGGAGGCCGAGATGGCAGCGGGCAAGTAGGGCGGCGGTTGGGGTTCGGTTGGAGACGGGCAAGGCGCAGCCGCAATCACCCTCGGCATCTTCGATGCGCCGGCCGACGAGGTCCGAGTCATCCGTTCGCACGACCCACGCGCTCGGGTACACTAGCCAGCACCTGTATCCGCCGCCTTCCGAGAGGGGTGCGTGATGTCACTGCCGACTGTGGACTACATCTGGATGGACGGCGAGTTCGTCGAGTGGGAGAAGGCGCAGATCCACGTACTCTCTCACGCGCTGCACTACGGCTCGGGCGTCTTTGAGGGCGAGCGGTGCTACGAGACCGCCGACGGCCCCGCCATCTTTCGCAGTCGCGAGCACGCCGAGCGCCTGCTGCGCAGCGCCAAGATGCTCTACATGGACCCGGGCTACTCGGCCGACGAGATCATGGAGATCAAGCGCGAGCTGATCCGCAAGAACAACCTCAAGAGCTGCTACCTTCGACCCGTCGTGTATCGCGGCTACGGCGTCATGGGTCTCGATCCGATCCCCGCGCCCACCCAGTTCTTCATCGCCGCGTGGCCGTGGGAGAGCTACCTGGGCGAGGACGGCCTCAAGAACGGTGTCGCCGTGGGCATCTCCAGCTGGCGTCAGCGCGGCATAAACGCCACTCCGCCCGCGATCAAGGCATGCGGACAGTATCTGAACAGCTCCTTCGCGCGTATCGAGGCCAACCGCCACGGTTACATGGAGGCCATCCTCTTGAACGAGGAGGGCAAGGTCTGCGAAGGCACCGGCGAGAACCTCTTCGTCGTGCGCGACGGCGTGATCTCCACCCCGCCGGTGTCCGACGGCATCCTTGCGGGCATCACGCGCGACTCGATCATGATCATCGCCGACGACCTGGGCTACCCGGTGCTCGAGGAGTCGATCGTCCGGACGGACCTGTACACCTGTGACGAGTTCTTCATGACCGGGTCCGCAGCCGAGGTTGTCCCGGTTCGCTCGGTCGACGGCTACGACCTGGGCGAACCCGGCCCCATCACCAAGGATCTCCAGGAGACGTACTTCCGCGTCGTGCGCGGCGAGGAGTCCGAGTACGAGGAGTGGCTCGACCGGGTCTAGGGGGAGCCGTGGGCGAACTCAAGCAGCAGCCGAACCGACGCCTCTACATCGAGACGCTTCGTCGCATGACGCCCGAGCAGAAGCTCCTCAAGGTCGATGAGCTGACTGAGACCTCTCGCGAACTGCTTCGGGCGGGTATCGCGGAGCGCCATCCGGAAGCGACCGAGGCCGAGCAGCACGCCATCTACCTCGAGAGGCTTGAGCGGTGTCGCAAACGCAGCTGCTGATAGACGCCGTCGATACTTTGGAGCGAGCACGCGTCGGATACCTCATGACGGGCTCTTTCGCCTCGAGCCTGCAAGGCGAGCCTCGGTCCACCCACGATGTGGATCTCGTGGTCGAAGTCGAGCCACGGATGGTCAGCGCGTTGGCCGAGGCCTTCGGCGCTCCCAGGTATTACTTCGATCAAGATGCTGCCCTGGACGCTCTGCGGCATCGAAGTATGTTCCAGTTGCTCGACACAAGTACGGGTGACAAGGTCGACTTCTGGGCCCTGACGGATGGGGACTTCGATGCAAGCAGATTCGCGCGTCGCGTCAGCGTTCAAGCGTTCGGCAGAAGCATGTGCGTATCCTCGCCAGAGGACACGATTCTGCAGAAGCTCAAGTGGGCCCAGGCTAGCGGGGGCAGCGAGCGTCACGTGCGCGACGCGACCGGGGTCTACGAGTTCCAGTCTCCCGATCTCGACGAGACGTACCTCAGTCTCTGGGCGGGCGCGCTCGGAGTCGAGAAACTGCTGGCCACCGTGCGCGAGCGAGCCACATCCGACGACGAGCGGGTAGAATGACCCCCATGGTCACCCTCTACGACACCACACTGCGCGACGGCACCCAGCGAGAAGGGATGTCGCTGTCCGCCGAGGACAAGCTGCGTATCGCGGCCAAACTCGACGTGCTCGGCGTTCACTACATCGAAGGCGGCTTCCCCGGCTCAAACCCCAAAGACATCGAGTTCTTCGAGAGGGCGCGCGACCTGAAGCTTGAGAACGCGGTTATCACAGCGTTCGGCTCCACGCGGCGCAAGGATATCGCGCCGGAAGCCGACGAGGGTCTGGCGGCACTGCTCGAAACCGGGTGTGCCGGGCTGTGCATCTTTGGCAAGGCGTGGGACGTCCACGTGACCGAGACGCTCAAGACCACGCTCGAGGAGAACCTCGCCATGGTCCGCGACTCGGTGGCGTACCTCAAGGCGGCCGGGCGCACGGTCTTCTTCGATGCCGAGCACTTCTTCGACGGCTACAAGGCAAACCCGGGCTATGCGCTTGAGGTCTGCCGCACGGCGCATGAGGCGGGCGCGGATGCCGTCGTGCTCTGCGACACCAACGGGGGCACGCTCCCGCACGAGATCATGCGGGCGGTCAACGAACTGTCGCTGGCGCTCGAGGTCCCCCTGGGCATCCACGCGCACAACGACGCCGGCTGCGCGGTGGCCAACTCGCTCGTAGCCGTCGAGGCCGGATGCGTCCACGTGCAGGGCACGGCCAACGGCTACGGTGAGCGTGCGGGCAACGCCGACCTGCTCTCGATAATCCCGTCGCTCGTGCTCAAGATGGGCGACGACTGCCTCACGCGCGAGCAGCTCAAGCTCCTCTCCGAGACGAGCCACTTCATCGCCGAGACCGCGAACCTTTCGCCCAATGCGCACCAGCCGTACGTGGGTGCCAGCGCATTCGCGCACAAGGGCGGCGTGCATGCGAGCGCGGCTGCGCGGCTCCCCGAGGCATACGAGCACGTCGACCCGACCACCGTAGGCAACCTGGCGCGCGTCGTCGTGAGCGAGCTAGCGGGGCGCGCCTCACTCACGATGAAGGCCAAGGAGCTCGGTATCGAGCTCACGGGCGATACCGCGGCCGAGGTCCTCGATTCGATCAAGGAACTCGAGCACCAGGGCTACAGCTTCGAGACGGCCGACGCTTCGCTCGCCATCATGCTCAAGAAGCGCATGGGCACCTATGAGCCGCTCTTCCGCCTGGAGTCCTTCCGCGTCATCGCCGAGAAGCGCGAAGACGGACGCGTGATGACCGAGGCCACGATCAAGGTCCACGTGAAGGGGCACCGCTACATCGCCACGGCCGAGGGTAACGGTCCCGTCAACGCTTTGGACAAGGCGTTGCGCATCGCCATCGAACGCTTCTATCCGGCGCTTGCCGACATTACGCTCGAGGACTTCAAGGTACGCGTGCTCGAGGACAAGAAGGGCACCGGCGCGGTCACGCGGGTCTTCATCGAGACCGGCGACCGGCACGAGTCCTGGGGTACCGTCGGCGTATCGGAGAACATCATCGAGGCCTCGTGGGAGGCGCTCGTGGATTCGGTGGAGTACGGGCTGTCGCGGGCCTCACGCCCGCCGCTCACGGAATGACCACACCAGGCGGGCAGGAGAACGGCATCGCTTATGGAAGATGAAAGCGAAACCGATTCCCTCAAGCGCGTCCGGGAGAGTGGTATGCGAGTTGTCCGGGTGCTTCACGAGGGTGACTGCCGCTACGGACTGGCTGACGAGGACACGGTCACCCTTCTGAGCGATGAGCCGTTCGCGGCGTGGGAGCCCGAGGGAATCCTCGCGCTTCACGAAGTACGCCTGCTGGCACCCACCCTGCCGACCAAAGTGGTGTGCGTCGGGCTGAACTATCGCGGCCACATCGCCGAGATGGGCCACGAGATGCCCACCGAGCCGGTCATCTTCCTGAAGCCGTCCACCTCGGTCATCGCGACCCAGCAGACCATTCCGCTGCCGCCGGGTGTCGGTCGCGTCGACTACGAGGCGGAGCTTGGGGTGGTCATCGGCCGCCGCACGCACAACGCCACGCGAGACGAGGCGATGGCGAACGTTCTCGGGTTCACGTGCGGCAACGACGTGACCGCACGCGATCTGCAGAAGCGCGACGGTCAGTGGTCGCGCGCCAAGGGCTTCGATGGGTTCTGTCCGCTCGGACCGTGGATCGAGACCGACGTGGACCCCGCCGACCTCGCGCTGGAGTGCTTGGTCAATGGCGAGATACGCCAGACGGCGCGTACCAGTGACATGCTCTTCGACCCCTACGAGCTGGTGAGTTTCGCGAGCACCGTCATGACGCTCGTGCCCGGAGATGTCGTGCTCACCGGCACGCCTGCCGGTATCGGCCCGCTCCACCACGGCGACGTGGTCGAGGTGCGCATCGAGGGCGTCGGTTCGCTCGTCAACGTCGTCGGAGAGCCCTGCTGACCGCTGGTGCCCACGCGTTGCCGCTTGTCGCGAACGGGCCACCGTTCGGCTATCCACAGGCACATCATGTCGTCCCTGCGTGCTATCCTCACCCCGACATCTTGTGGTTCACGCCGTTTCTTGGGGAGTAGTCAGTTCATGCCCGCAGACCGCCTTCGCACGCGCGAGGTGGAGCAGTTGCTCCGCGCGTTTCTCATGCTCGAGAGCCCCGACGACGCCTTTGCGTTGCTCGAGGACGTGTGCACCGTGCGCGAGCTTCAGGAGATGGCCAGCCGGCTTGAAGTCGCACGACTTCTGGACGCCGGAGAGCACTACACCGCGATCCAGGAGCGCACCGGCGCGTCGGCAACCACCATCTCTCGCGTCAGCAAGGCGCTCAACTACGGTGCCGATGGATACCGTCGCGTCCTCGACCGGCTCGCCGAGGCCTCAGGGCCTGACGCGCCGATGAAGTCGTAGAGGAGGGCACGATGTCCTTCGTTCACCTCCACACGCACAGCGAGTACTCGCTCCTCGACGGCGCGGCACGCGTCACCGACCTCGTCAAGCGGGCCGGGGAGCTTGAGATGCCGGCGCTCGCCATCACCGACCACGGCTACATGTATGGCGCTGTGGACTTCTTCCGCACGGCCACGGAGGCGGGCATCAAGCCCATCATCGGTTGCGAGGTCTACTTCATGCCGGAGCGGGTGCTGTCCGGCGGGCAGCCCGGTCTGTACCACCTCGTGCTGCTGGCGAAGAACGATATCGGCTATCGCAACCTCATGGCCATCGTCTCCGACGCCGCCGTCAACGGCTTCTACTACAAGCCTCAGGTCGACCTAGCCACGCTGCAGCGGCATGCCGAGGGCATCATCTGCACCTCGGCGTGCATGAGCGGCATCGTCTCGAAGTCCATCGAGCAGGGCTCTCCGGATGAGGCCCGGGTCTGGGCCGAGCGGTTCGCTTCCACCTTCGCGCCGGGCGACTTCTATCTGGAGATCCAGAACCAAGGCATCACCGCCAGCAACGGGGTCACGCAGGCGCAGCTGGCTGCTGCCATCGCGTCCATCGGGCGCGAGACAGGCATCCCGCTCGTGGCCACGAACGACATCCACTACTTGCGACGCAGTGATGCCGAGACGCAGGACCTTTTGCTGTGCATCGGCACCAACTCGACGGTCGATCAGCCCGGACGCATGAAGTTCTCCTGTGACGAGTTCTTCATGAAGTCTTCCGAGGAGATGGCTGCCGCGTTGCCCGAGTATGCCGAGGCGCTCGCCAACACCGTAGAGGTTGCCGAGAAGTGCAACGTCTCGATCGAGTTCGACAAGATCATCTTGCCGGGATTCACCGTGCCTGAGGGACACGATGTGGAGTCGTTCTTGCGCGCCGAGTGCATCACGGGTCTGCTCGAGCGCTACGGCGATCCCCTTCCCGATGAAGTGGTCGAACGTCTCGACTACGAGCTGGGGATCATCAACGACAAGGGCTTTGCCGCCTACTTCCTCATCGTCGCCGACTTCACCCGCTGGGCCAAGGAGCAGGGTATCGGCGTGGGCCCGGGTCGCGGCAGCGCGGCCGGCTCGATCATCGCCTACTCGCTCGGTATCACGGCGCTCGATCCCATCGAGCACGGTCTGCTGTTTGAGCGTTTCTTGAACCCCGAGCGCTCGGAGATGCCCGATATCGACATGGACTTTGACGACGAGCGTCGTCAAGAGGTCATCGAGCACGTGCGCGAGCAGTACGGCGCCGACAAGGTCGCCCAGATTATCACGTTCGGCAAGATGAAAGCACGCGCAGCCGTGCGCGATGCCGGACGGGTGCTCGGATACCCGTACGGGGTGCCGGACAAGATCAGCAAGATGATCCTCGAAGATCTGGGCGCCACCATCGAAGGTTCGCTGGCGGCCAACTCCGAGTTCAAGTCCGACTACGAGACCAATCCCGACACCAAGCGCATCGTGGATGCCGCCATCTCGCTTGAGAACATCACGCGCGGCGAGGGTGTGCACGCGGCCGGTGTCGTCATCTGCCGCGACCCGCTTCACCATCACGTGCCCATCAAGTACGACACCAAGGGCGGCGCGGTCATCACGCAGTACGACGGTCCGACCGTCGCCCAGATGGGTCTGCTCAAGATGGACTTTCTCGGGCTGCGCACGCTGACCGTCATCGCCAAGGCCGTCGGCAACGTCGCGCGCAATCACGGCATCACCCTGGTGCCCGACGACTTCCCGCTCGACGACCCGCAGACCTTCGAGTTGCTGCAGAAGGGTGACACCGCAGGCGTGTTCCAGGTGGAATCGGGCGGCATGCGCCAGCTGCTCAAGCGACTGCAGCCGACGTGCTTTGCCGACGTCGTCGCCATCCTGGCTCTTTACCGGCCTGGACCGCTCAAGTCGGGCATGGTGGACGACTTCGTCGACCGCAAGAACGGCAAGCGCGCCGTCACCTACTACGACGAGCGACTCAAGCCGCTGCTGGAGGACACCTACGGCGCCATCGTCTACCAGGAACAGGTCATGCGCATCTCCATGCTCATGAGCGGCTTTTCGGCCGGCAAGGCGGACAAGCTGCGCAAGGCCATGGGCAAGAAGCAGCTCGAGGCGCTCGAGGCCCTCGAGGGCGACTGGACCGAGGGCGCCGCCGCCAACGGCTACGACCCGGAAGTGGCCAAGAAGATGTGGGCCGACATCCTGCCGTTCGCCGAGTACGCGTTCAACAAGAGCCACTCCGCGGCATACGGCCTGCTCACGATGCAGACCGCCTACCTCCGGGCCCACTACCCGCTCGAGTTCATGGCGGCTGTGCTCACGAGCTACACCGGCAAGACCGACGAGATCGTGAAGTACGTGGCCGAGTGCAACCGCTCGGGCATGACCGTGCTGCCTCCTGATGTGAACTCCTCGGGTCGCGACTTCACCGCCGTGCCCGGCGAGGGGATTCGCTTCGGGCTCGCGGGCATCAGAGGCGTGGGCGAAGGAGTCGTCGAGGGCATCGAGGCCGCGCGCACGTCCGGGGGCGATTTCAAGTCCCTCCATGACTTCTGCGAGCGCGTCGATCTCAAGCAGATGAATCGCAAGACGCTTGAGGCGCTCGTCAAGGCGGGCGCGTTCGACTCCACGGGCTACTCGCGCCGTCAGCTCATGAACTTCGTTGAAGAGGGCGGCGTTCTTGAGGCGGCCAACAAGCGCCAGAAAGACCGCGATGCCGGTCAGTTCTCCATGTTCGACTTGGTGGACGCTGCGGATCACGGGTTCAACGACGAGGCGCCCGAGGCGGACGGAATCGAGTGGGATAAGCGCATCAAGCTCGGGTTCGAGAAGGAGATGCTCGGCATCTACGTCTCCGATCACCCGCTCCGCGAGATCGAGGAGATGCTGCGTGAGGCGCAAGACGCGTCCCTCGGCGACCTCGAGGGCCTGACTCCGGGGCGCGAGTCGTGGTTCGCCGGGCTGCTCAGCTCGGTGACCCGCAAGCCCACGAAGAAGGGCAACATGATGGCGATCCTGGGGCTTGAGGACCTCGAGGGCGCCGCCGAAGTCGTGATGTTCCCGCAGATCTACGAGCGCTTCCGTGATGCCGTCGAGGTGGATGCGGTGGTGCGGATCAAGGCGAAGGTCGAGACCGACGACCGCGGCCTGAAGCTCATCGCGTCCGACATCCAGCCCTTCGACGGCGCGGGCTTCAACAAGCCGCCCCGGCGCATCGTCATCAAGACCGACGGTGGCGCACTGGTCAACGG encodes:
- the dnaE gene encoding DNA polymerase III subunit alpha, translating into MSFVHLHTHSEYSLLDGAARVTDLVKRAGELEMPALAITDHGYMYGAVDFFRTATEAGIKPIIGCEVYFMPERVLSGGQPGLYHLVLLAKNDIGYRNLMAIVSDAAVNGFYYKPQVDLATLQRHAEGIICTSACMSGIVSKSIEQGSPDEARVWAERFASTFAPGDFYLEIQNQGITASNGVTQAQLAAAIASIGRETGIPLVATNDIHYLRRSDAETQDLLLCIGTNSTVDQPGRMKFSCDEFFMKSSEEMAAALPEYAEALANTVEVAEKCNVSIEFDKIILPGFTVPEGHDVESFLRAECITGLLERYGDPLPDEVVERLDYELGIINDKGFAAYFLIVADFTRWAKEQGIGVGPGRGSAAGSIIAYSLGITALDPIEHGLLFERFLNPERSEMPDIDMDFDDERRQEVIEHVREQYGADKVAQIITFGKMKARAAVRDAGRVLGYPYGVPDKISKMILEDLGATIEGSLAANSEFKSDYETNPDTKRIVDAAISLENITRGEGVHAAGVVICRDPLHHHVPIKYDTKGGAVITQYDGPTVAQMGLLKMDFLGLRTLTVIAKAVGNVARNHGITLVPDDFPLDDPQTFELLQKGDTAGVFQVESGGMRQLLKRLQPTCFADVVAILALYRPGPLKSGMVDDFVDRKNGKRAVTYYDERLKPLLEDTYGAIVYQEQVMRISMLMSGFSAGKADKLRKAMGKKQLEALEALEGDWTEGAAANGYDPEVAKKMWADILPFAEYAFNKSHSAAYGLLTMQTAYLRAHYPLEFMAAVLTSYTGKTDEIVKYVAECNRSGMTVLPPDVNSSGRDFTAVPGEGIRFGLAGIRGVGEGVVEGIEAARTSGGDFKSLHDFCERVDLKQMNRKTLEALVKAGAFDSTGYSRRQLMNFVEEGGVLEAANKRQKDRDAGQFSMFDLVDAADHGFNDEAPEADGIEWDKRIKLGFEKEMLGIYVSDHPLREIEEMLREAQDASLGDLEGLTPGRESWFAGLLSSVTRKPTKKGNMMAILGLEDLEGAAEVVMFPQIYERFRDAVEVDAVVRIKAKVETDDRGLKLIASDIQPFDGAGFNKPPRRIVIKTDGGALVNGRATSLKEILTRYPGRDVVELRVHDDENDKTIVCTMPERVNSEASALHAELRELFGISAVAAA